The following proteins come from a genomic window of Varunaivibrio sulfuroxidans:
- a CDS encoding RelA/SpoT family protein, with amino-acid sequence MIRQFELVERIKAYDPNVEEDALNRAYVFAMKAHGSQVRASGDPYFSHPLEVAGILTGYRLDGSSIITALLHDTVEDTLATLDEIESLFGEEVAKLVDGVTKLSLIELQSDHAKQAENFRKLLLAMSDDIRVLMVKLADRLHNMRTLNFLKNPAKRLRIATETMEIYAPLAERIGMQEMKNELDDLAFAEINADARNSIMKRLDFLRNQGEGLVERIQNELRRTLAAASIHAVVNGREKTAYSIWRKMKHKDVEFEQLSDIMAFRIIVDSVDDCYRTLGVMHNAYRVVPGRFKDYISTPKPNGYQSLHTGIYGPERHRIEIQIRTQDMHDVAENGVAAHWQYKQGGETRAREGRQYRWLRELLDILEHASGPEEFLEHTKLEMFQDQVFCFTPKGDIRNLPQGATPVDFAYAVHSEVGDTCVGAKINGRMMPLRTRLKNGDQVEILTSKAQKPSPTWERFVVTGKARARIRRFIRLKERDQYLELGKAMLTRAFKEEGYEATDKALKGVLRIFQRETTDDLTAEVGMGNITSREVLEAVYPGTKKKSAKVVPLAPVRVRHERNAQQAKNAIPVRGLIPGMAVHYAGCCHPLPGDRIVGIITTGKGVTIHTIDCEKLEALADQPERWIDVSWDMDRGELDGSHVSRVFLTVLNMPGTLSDLSTVIAKNTGNISNLKIVNRSADFFDLMIDIEVKDVTHLAEIMAALRASPVVNTIERARG; translated from the coding sequence ATGATCAGACAGTTTGAGTTGGTGGAGCGGATCAAAGCATACGATCCCAACGTCGAGGAAGACGCGCTCAATCGCGCCTACGTGTTCGCCATGAAAGCGCACGGCTCGCAGGTGCGCGCCTCCGGCGACCCTTATTTTAGCCATCCCCTTGAGGTTGCCGGAATTTTGACCGGTTACCGGCTCGATGGATCTTCCATCATCACCGCCCTTTTGCACGACACCGTCGAAGACACCCTGGCCACCCTCGATGAAATCGAAAGCCTGTTCGGTGAGGAAGTCGCCAAGTTGGTCGATGGGGTAACCAAACTCAGCCTGATCGAACTGCAGTCCGATCACGCCAAACAGGCGGAAAATTTCCGCAAGCTGCTGCTTGCGATGTCCGACGATATTCGGGTGTTGATGGTGAAGCTGGCGGACCGTTTGCACAATATGCGGACTCTCAACTTCCTCAAAAATCCTGCAAAACGGTTGCGTATCGCGACCGAAACCATGGAAATCTACGCGCCGCTCGCCGAGCGTATCGGCATGCAGGAGATGAAGAACGAATTGGATGATCTGGCGTTTGCCGAGATCAACGCCGACGCCCGCAATTCGATCATGAAACGCCTGGATTTTCTGCGCAATCAGGGCGAGGGCTTGGTCGAGCGTATTCAGAACGAACTGCGCCGGACCCTGGCCGCCGCGTCGATCCACGCGGTCGTCAACGGGCGGGAAAAAACCGCCTATTCGATCTGGCGCAAAATGAAGCATAAGGACGTCGAGTTCGAGCAACTGTCCGACATCATGGCGTTTCGCATCATTGTCGATAGCGTCGATGATTGTTATCGCACGCTGGGCGTGATGCACAACGCCTATCGTGTCGTTCCGGGACGCTTCAAGGATTATATCTCGACCCCTAAACCGAACGGCTATCAATCGTTGCACACTGGCATCTATGGGCCGGAGCGCCACCGCATCGAAATTCAGATACGCACCCAGGACATGCACGATGTCGCGGAAAACGGCGTCGCCGCCCATTGGCAATACAAACAAGGCGGCGAGACGCGGGCGCGCGAGGGGCGGCAATATCGCTGGTTGCGCGAGCTTTTGGATATTTTGGAGCACGCCTCCGGCCCGGAGGAATTCCTCGAACACACCAAGTTGGAGATGTTTCAAGATCAAGTCTTTTGCTTTACCCCCAAGGGCGACATCCGCAATCTGCCGCAGGGGGCGACGCCCGTGGATTTTGCTTATGCCGTGCATTCGGAGGTTGGCGATACGTGCGTTGGGGCGAAAATTAACGGTCGGATGATGCCGCTACGCACGCGTCTAAAAAATGGCGATCAGGTAGAAATTCTAACCTCGAAGGCGCAAAAGCCGTCCCCCACCTGGGAGCGCTTCGTCGTCACCGGCAAGGCCCGGGCGCGCATCCGTCGTTTTATCCGCCTCAAGGAGCGCGACCAATATCTGGAGCTGGGTAAGGCGATGCTGACCCGCGCCTTCAAGGAAGAAGGTTACGAGGCGACCGATAAGGCGTTGAAGGGGGTGCTGCGCATTTTTCAGCGCGAGACGACCGACGATTTGACCGCCGAGGTCGGCATGGGTAACATCACCTCACGCGAAGTCCTGGAGGCGGTCTACCCCGGCACGAAAAAGAAGAGCGCCAAGGTCGTCCCCTTGGCCCCCGTCCGCGTCCGTCACGAGCGCAACGCCCAGCAAGCCAAAAACGCGATTCCCGTACGCGGCCTTATTCCCGGCATGGCCGTGCATTACGCCGGATGCTGCCATCCGCTTCCCGGCGACCGTATCGTGGGGATCATCACCACCGGAAAAGGTGTGACGATCCACACTATCGACTGTGAAAAACTCGAAGCGTTGGCCGATCAGCCCGAACGCTGGATCGACGTGTCGTGGGATATGGACCGGGGCGAACTGGATGGGTCGCATGTTAGCCGGGTTTTCCTAACCGTGCTCAACATGCCCGGAACCTTGAGCGACCTCTCCACGGTTATCGCCAAGAACACGGGGAATATTTCAAACTTAAAGATCGTCAATCGATCTGCGGATTTCTTCGATCTGATGATCGATATCGAGGTTAAGGATGTTACCCATTTGGCCGAAATTATGGCCGCTTTGCGGGCTTCTCCGGTGGTTAACACCATCGAGCGGGCGCGGGGTTGA
- the rpoZ gene encoding DNA-directed RNA polymerase subunit omega — MARVTVEDCVEKIPNRFDLVMIAAQRARDITAGAELTMDRDNDKNPVVSLREIADQTVDYAALEETLVKSLQRFVESDEPDVDEMDMASMQEDLCEEIGEPSSEKEINADVLTVHDISAEELAAEDAFEAAQNDD; from the coding sequence ATGGCCCGTGTAACGGTTGAAGATTGCGTCGAAAAAATTCCCAACCGCTTTGATTTGGTGATGATCGCCGCCCAGCGCGCCCGTGACATCACCGCCGGTGCGGAATTGACCATGGACCGCGACAACGACAAAAATCCGGTTGTCTCCTTGCGTGAAATCGCCGATCAGACGGTCGATTATGCGGCGTTGGAAGAAACTCTCGTCAAAAGCCTCCAGCGTTTTGTCGAAAGTGACGAGCCGGATGTTGACGAAATGGACATGGCGTCGATGCAAGAAGACCTGTGCGAGGAAATCGGCGAGCCGTCCAGCGAAAAGGAAATCAACGCCGACGTCTTGACCGTGCACGATATTTCCGCCGAGGAATTGGCCGCCGAGGACGCCTTCGAAGCCGCCCAGAACGACGATTGA